A genomic region of Ensifer sp. PDNC004 contains the following coding sequences:
- a CDS encoding site-specific integrase has product MAKKIPSDAIHRRAEELDALDAILPFDRRDQLAALLTDDDVATLKHLAREGMGENTLRALASDLGYLETWCQLAVGTPLPWPAPESVLLKFVAHHLWDPAKRAEDPSHGMPLEVETGLRSQRLLRADGPHAPETVRRRLTSWSILTRWRGEKGCFDGPSLKSALRLAVRASARPRQRKSKKAITGDVLAKLLAVCAGERPADLRDRALLLMAFASGGRRRSEVAALHVEDLTDEDPVQADPADAASPSLPCLSIRLGRTKTTTSDEDERVILIGRPVSALKRWLAEAQIKEGPVFRRIDQWGNVDRRTLTPQSVNLILKSRCRQAGLDPTAFSAHGLRSGYLTEAANHGIPLPEAMQQSLHRSVTQAASYCNNADRKNGRAARLIV; this is encoded by the coding sequence TTGGCGAAAAAGATACCTTCCGATGCCATCCATCGCCGCGCCGAAGAACTCGACGCCCTGGACGCCATCCTCCCCTTCGATCGCCGCGATCAACTTGCCGCACTGCTGACGGATGATGACGTCGCCACACTCAAACATCTTGCCCGCGAAGGCATGGGCGAGAACACGCTCAGGGCGCTCGCGTCCGACCTCGGCTATCTCGAGACCTGGTGCCAGCTCGCCGTTGGCACTCCCCTTCCCTGGCCGGCGCCGGAGAGCGTGCTGTTGAAGTTTGTCGCTCACCATCTGTGGGATCCGGCCAAGCGAGCAGAGGATCCATCCCACGGCATGCCGCTTGAGGTGGAAACTGGCTTGCGCTCGCAGCGGCTGCTGCGCGCCGACGGGCCGCATGCTCCCGAGACCGTGCGACGCCGCCTGACGAGCTGGTCGATCCTCACCCGTTGGCGCGGCGAAAAAGGCTGTTTCGACGGACCCTCCCTCAAGTCGGCGCTGCGTCTTGCCGTTCGCGCCAGTGCCCGGCCGCGGCAACGCAAGAGCAAGAAGGCTATCACCGGCGATGTGCTGGCAAAGCTGCTCGCGGTCTGCGCCGGCGAGCGCCCAGCGGACCTGCGCGATCGGGCGCTGCTTCTGATGGCTTTTGCATCCGGCGGCCGTCGACGCTCCGAAGTGGCCGCGCTCCATGTCGAGGACCTGACGGACGAGGACCCCGTCCAGGCCGATCCGGCCGACGCCGCCTCCCCTTCCCTTCCCTGCCTTTCCATCCGCCTCGGCCGCACGAAAACGACAACAAGCGATGAGGACGAACGTGTGATCCTGATCGGGCGGCCGGTATCAGCGCTGAAACGCTGGCTCGCTGAGGCTCAGATCAAGGAAGGGCCGGTGTTCCGTCGTATCGACCAGTGGGGAAATGTGGATCGGCGGACTTTGACGCCGCAATCGGTCAATCTAATCCTGAAGAGCCGCTGCAGACAGGCCGGGCTCGATCCGACGGCGTTTTCGGCGCATGGACTGCGATCAGGCTACCTGACCGAAGCGGCCAATCACGGCATACCGCTGCCTGAAGCGATGCAGCAGTCGCTGCACAGGTCCGTCACCCAGGCGGCGAGCTATTGCAACAATGCCGACCGCAAGAACGGACGAGCGGCGCGACTGATCGTCTAG
- a CDS encoding 2'-5' RNA ligase family protein: MPYGITLKSCNTTALEILKLWEEASIFEPKGSMQELGYPPHLTLAVFTQWPGEVSAIMREVFSAQEKLSITFDAMDYFDNDPVILWAKPRVNQHLLQLHHRLHSHFDPFACHEHYRIGRWVPHCSLATNVPKSAKSPAIDWANNQKLTFTVEFDLADFVQFPPVVIHEELRLR; the protein is encoded by the coding sequence ATGCCCTACGGGATCACCCTAAAGAGTTGCAACACCACAGCACTTGAAATCCTGAAGCTTTGGGAGGAGGCGAGCATTTTCGAGCCCAAAGGCTCGATGCAGGAGTTGGGGTATCCGCCGCACCTGACACTTGCAGTATTTACGCAGTGGCCCGGGGAAGTCAGCGCGATCATGAGGGAGGTCTTTTCAGCGCAGGAAAAGCTCTCGATCACCTTTGATGCAATGGATTACTTCGATAACGACCCTGTGATTCTATGGGCAAAACCTCGGGTAAACCAACACCTATTGCAGCTTCACCACAGGCTGCACAGCCACTTCGACCCATTTGCCTGCCACGAGCACTACCGTATCGGTCGTTGGGTTCCTCACTGCTCGCTTGCGACAAACGTGCCGAAGTCTGCCAAATCGCCAGCGATCGATTGGGCAAATAACCAGAAACTCACGTTTACTGTCGAATTCGATTTGGCTGATTTCGTGCAGTTCCCGCCTGTCGTGATACATGAAGAACTACGACTACGTTGA
- a CDS encoding DUF4440 domain-containing protein, with translation MISVPSLEEIQSLEEALHRPEIRRSREDVETLLAEGFVEFGASGSVYDRTTIIDLLAQESGTDEGELRTANYALKPISNDAVLLTYETERSYHDGSKRCVLRSSVWKYDGLKWQMFFHQGTVRS, from the coding sequence TTGATCAGCGTTCCCAGCCTTGAGGAAATTCAGTCTCTCGAAGAAGCCCTTCACCGCCCAGAGATAAGGCGTTCCAGGGAAGACGTCGAAACGTTGCTCGCAGAAGGGTTTGTGGAATTTGGAGCATCTGGGAGCGTATACGACCGAACAACCATCATCGATCTTCTCGCGCAGGAGAGCGGTACCGATGAAGGCGAACTTCGAACAGCGAACTACGCCCTGAAGCCTATCTCGAACGACGCTGTGCTTCTGACCTACGAGACAGAGCGCTCGTATCATGATGGCTCAAAGCGTTGTGTGCTGCGAAGCTCCGTTTGGAAGTATGACGGGCTCAAGTGGCAGATGTTCTTCCATCAAGGTACAGTCAGGTCGTAA